AGAGCAGATTCTTACCACGGCTGCAAAGTAGATGGGCATCAGTGGGTGACAAGCCAAGAAGAAGTCATACAACCTCACCACGTGTCTGAAGTCTGATAGGACATGCCCAAACCAAGTGATAAGCCAACTTAGGGCAAAGATAGTGCCAACCTCAGCCCTGGCaggaacacaaaacaaacaatgaCACGGAGCACTGCCCCCTGCTATTATATTCCAGGCAATGCCAACACCAAACAACTAGATGACAGGAGCGGACAAAAAGAAACTGGATTCACAGGAGTCAATCAATTGGAAAGAATGAATGAGACAGAGAGTGAAAGATGAACGAATAGATGAACGACTTACCTCTGCATGAAATCATACAGCGTGGGGTTCACTAGTTCTATGATTGGCATCAGATAATTCAGGATGTGTTTAGTGTTATCCATGGTGGGGTCCATAAAATCCCTGTACAGAGAGAGATTGGCATGATGTACCAAGGAGGTGAAGAGATAAGGGGGCACTATGTGTGCTATACCAGGTAGGTTTGGGAGAAAATGTAGTATGATGCAGGACATGAGAAAGGGTCAGGAGAAACCATGAAAGTAGGAGGAGGGAGGCTGATATAAGGACTATTGCCTGTTCTCTGCATAGCAAGACCAGGAGAGAAGAGGAAACCCAATCCAAGGTGATAAAGGAATCTGCGGGAAACATCCCCATGAATCCATTTCAATGAAAGTCTCATGTAAAGGGCCTCAGTGGGGTTCTACAAGGAGAAGGAAGTGGATATTATGGCTGTGAATGAATAGAGACACACCTGAGGTGATGAGTGGACAGCTTATCTACCAACGCAGTGGCCAGAGGCCCCCCCACCACAAGCAGGAACGTGACTACAATATCGTGATATCCCTGGTAATAGTGCAACTGTCTGTTACGGTCCAACACCTGCAGAATGATATCAATCAGCTGCTCCTGGAGGTCTTCTCGCTCCTTGAGGGGCATCCCTGAGAGACAAAAGTAAAATCAGATAAACACATCCTGCCAGGTGTAAAGAGCCCATGTTATGCTGTACCCTCAATCCCACGTACTGACTTCAAAGACATTGGGCTGATAAATATCAGACTGAGTGGCTAAGCACAATGAGCAGGAAACCAGTGAATCTGTATTGGGGGGAGGGTGAGGGGCACAACAGGAAACTCACCAGCTCTTGTAGAATAACCCCCAAGATTATTTGAAAGCctagagcatcatgggagctttAGTCTATTAATAGCTGGAGCGCTACTTGCTGGATTCACCAGACACAGATTTATACTTATTCCCTTGGAGTTTCTCCTAAATCTCACCAGGGGGGAAGCGTCTCAATGAGCGTCTGACATCCAGGAGCACCTGCTGATAATCTTTGTTATCCACACGCAGTTCTGGTCCTGCAAAGATAAAAAGATTGACCACACTCGTTATATCTACCCAACCTCGTCATGCAAATATGGATATTAAGTGTCATTAAGACATGTTTAAGTATGGGCTATGGGATGGTTAAGGCAGGGATCCACATATCCCATGCACTGGGTCATCATGGCGACTAGGAATTTGGTACTGGTGTCTGGGTGTTTGTCAGCCCATTCAAAACTGCACTGATGTCTGCCGGTGCTACAGGCGGAACTGCAGGGCGACCAGGTGCTACAGGCAGAACTACAGGGCGAGGGCGACCAGGTCCTCTGTGTTCTGCCTGTTCTGACAAGAACCTGCCCCCTCTTGAGGCGGTGATGGTGTAGAATGGAGGAGGTGGCAAGGGAGCTGTACGTTTtctgctcttcttgctctgctcccttgcgcgtcctgcagtgatgctgggagccgggatatgacgtcactccCATCCCAGCATCACTAATCAacacacgagggagcagagcaagaagagcttgAAGATGACAGGACCATAACAGCCACATTATAATAGCCCTGGACCCCAGAGAATGGACCCACTTCAGTTCTCCCGAAAGTAGGGGGGCTGGGTgtatgtaaagtaaaataaaacaaataatattgaGTGAGAGAGTCAGAGCGAGCGAGCGAGAGTCAGAGCGAGCGAGCGAGAGTCAGAGCGAGCGAGCGAGAGTCAGAGCGAGCGAGCGAGAGTCAGAGCGAGCGAGCGAGCGTCAGAGCGAGCGAGCGAGAGTCAGAGCGAGCGAGCGAGAGTCAGAGCGAGCGAGCGAGAGTCAGAGCGAGCGAGCGAGAGTCAGAGCGAGCGAGCGAGAGTCAGAGCGAGCGAGCGTCAGAGCGAGCGAGCGAGCGTCAGAGCGAGCGAGCGAGAGTCAGAGCGAGCGAGCGAGAGTCAGAGCGAGCGAGCGAGCGTCAGAGCGAGCGAGCGTCagagcgagcgagcgagagagagtcAGAGCGAGCAAGCGTCagagcgagcgagcgagagagagtcagagcgagcgagcgagagagcgtcagagcgagcgagcgagagagcgtcagagcgagcgagcgagagagcgtcagagcgagcgagcgagagagcgtcagagcgagcgagcgagagagagacagagcGAGAGAGCGTCAGAGCGAGCGAGCGAGAGTCAGAGCGAGCGAGCGAGAGTCAGAGCGAGCGAGCGAGAGTCAGAGCGAGCGAGCGAGAGTCAGAGCGAGCGAGCGAGAGTCAGAGCGAGAGAGCGTCAGAGCGAGCGAGCGAGAGTCAGAGCGAGCGAGCGAGAGTCAGAGCGAGCGAGCGTcagagcgagagagcgagagtCAGAGCGAGCGAGCGTcagagcgagagagcgagagtcagagcgagagagcgagagtcagagcgagagagcgtcagagcgagcgagcgagagtcagagcgagagagcgtcagagcgagcgagcgagagagcgtcagagcgagcgagcgagagagcgtcagagcgagcgagcgagagagcgtCAGAGCGAGCGAGCGAGAGTCAGAGCGAGAGTCAGAGCGAGAGCGAGCGAGCGTCAGAGCGAGCGAGCGTCAGAGCGAGCGAGCGTCAGAGCGAGCGAGCGTCAGAGCGAGCGAGCGTCAGAGCGAGCGTCAGAGCGAGAGAGCGTCAGAGCGAGAGAGCGTCAGAGCGAGAGAGCGTCAGAGCGAGAGAGCGTCAGAGCGAGAGAGCGTCAGAGCGAGTCAGAGCGTCAGAGCGAGTCAGAGCGAGTCAGAGCGAGCGTCAGAGCGAGCGTCAGAGCGAGTCAGAGCGAGAACGAGCGAGTCAGAGCGAGAGCGAGCGAGTCAGAGCGAGAGCGAGCGAGTCAGAGCGAGAGCGAGCGAGTCAGAGCGAGAGCGAGCGAGTCAGAGCGAGAGCGAGCGAGTCAGAGCGAGAGCGAGCGAGTCAGAGCGAGAGCGAGCGAGTCagagcgagagcgagagcgagcgagtcagagcgagagcgagagcgagCGAGTCAGAGCGAGCGAGTCAGAGCGAGAGCGAGCGAGTCAGAGCGAGAGCGAGCGAGTCAGAGCGAGCGAGTCAGAGCGAGCGAGTCAGAGCGAGCGAGTCAGAGCGAGCGAGTCAGAGCGAGCGAGTCAGAGCGAGCGAGTCAGAGCGAGCGAGTCAGAGCGAGCGAGTCAGAGCGAGCGAGTCAGAGCGAGCGAGTCAGAGCGCGAGCGAGTCAGAGCGCGAGCGAGTCAGAGCGCGAGCGAGTCAGAGCGCGAGCGTCAGAGCGAGAGCGTCAGAGCGAGAGCGTCAGAGCGAGAGCGTCAGAGCGAGAGCGTCAGAGCGAGAGCGTCAGAGCGAGAGCGTCAGAGCGAGAGCGTCAGAGAGAGAGCGTCAGAGCGAGAGCGTCAGAGCGAGAGCGTCAGAGCGAGAGCGTCAGAGCGAGAGCGTCAGAGCGAGAGAGCGTCAGAGCGAGAGAGCGTCAGAGCGAGAGAGCGTCAGAGCGAGAGCGAGCGAGAgtcagagcgagagagagagagtcagagagagagagagtcagagcgagagagagagagagagagagagtcagagagagagagagagagagagagtcagagcgagagagagagagagagagtcagagcgagagagagagagagagtcagagcgagagagagagagagtcagagcgagagagagagagagagagacagagcgagagagagagtcagagcgagagagagagtcagagcgagagagagagtcagagcgagagagagagtcagagcgagagagagagagagtcagagcgagagagagagagagagtcagagcgagagagagagagagtcagagcgagagagagagagtcagagcgagagagagagagagagtcagagcgagagagagagagagtcagagcgagagagagagagtcagagcgagagagagagagagagagagtcagagcgagagagagagagtctgagtgagagagagagagagagtctgagtgagagagagagagtctgagcgagagagagagagtctgagcgagagagagagagtctgagagagagagtctgagcgagagagagagagtctgagcgagagagagagagtctgagcgagagagagagagagagtctgagtgagagagagagagagtctgagtgagagagagagagagtctgagtgagagagagagagagtctgagtgagagagagagagagagtctgagtgagagagagagagagtctgagtgagagagagagagagtctgagtgagagagagagagagtctgagtgagagagagagagagagagtctgagtgagagagagagagagagagagtctgagtgagagagagagagagtgagagtctgagtgagagagagagagtgagagtctgagtgagagagagagagagtgagagtctgagtgagagagagagagagagagagtctgagtgagagagagagtctgagtgagagagagagagagagtctgagtgagagagagagagagagtctgagtgagagagagagagagagtctgagtgagagagagagagagagtctgagtgagagagagagagagtctgagtgagagagagagagtctgagtgagagagagagagtctgagtgagagagagagagtctgagtgagagagagagagtctgagtgagagagagagagtctgagtgagagagagagagtctgagtgagagagagagagtctgagtgagagagagagagtctgagtgagagagagagtctgagtgagagagagagagagtctgagtgagagagagagagagtctgagtgagagagagagagagtctgagtgagagagagagagagtctgagtgagagagagagtctgagtgagagagagagtctgagtgagagagagagagagtctgagtgagagagagtctgagtgagagagagagagagtctgagtgagagagagagagagtctgagtgagagagagagagagtctgagtgagagagagtctgagtgagtgtgtatattgGTACCATAATTCTAAAAAAAGGTTCATGGCCAAGTGAAAAAAACCAAACTAATAGATTGCCTAAAACATCTGGTGTATCACATCAGAACATATTCATTATCTGCATAAGTTAAACACCCAGGACATTTGGTTCTAGCATTCTTTTCTgtgtaaatttaaaggaacactatagtgtcaggagtacaaacatgtattgctaacactagtGTTAAACAATCACATGAGAAACGTGTTTTTACTCACGTTTTTTCCCCAGAAGTAGACTAAgacgcacctctagtggccgtctgagtgactgccagtagaggtgttaaaggaccactctagtgccaggaaagcatactcgttttcctggcactagagtgccctgagggtgcccccaccctcagggtccccctcccgcccggctctggaaaggggaaaggggtaaaaacttacctttttccagcggtgggcggagagctctcctcctccgatcctcctcttctcctccccgtcgtctgaatgcgcacgcgcggcaagagctgcgcgcgcattcagccggtcacataggaaagcattcataatgctttcctatggacgcttgcgtgctctcactgtgattttcacggtgagaatcacgcaagcgcctctagcggctgtcaatgagacagccactagaggattagggggaaggcttaacccattcacaaacatagcagtttctctgaaactgctatgtttatgaaaaaatgggttaaccctagaaggacctggcacccagaccacttcattaagctgaagtggtctgggtgcctagagtggtcctttaataggcatcaatgtaaacactgcctctacAGAATATAGAAACCAGAGAAACTACATTACCAGAGAAACTACATTACCAGAGAAACCAGAGAAACTacattaagtgtccctttaagatcttgGATTTAAGGAAAATTTGTCGAGCCCTAGGTTAAGGTGTTTACCAAGACTGTCTATCAATACTTTCTGTGCTCACATTTCCACCTGCACCCTGTACTCTGTATTTAGTCATTAACATTTATAAGAGAAACATTAAccattgtgataaagtgaaggcagagaggcctataACATTTAACCCCGGGGGTTAAAaaagtttagttatgggcccctggggtggagcatttgggccaatgctccactttGCAGTTTGCatacaactgggagaaataagttccaggccagagttttgatctgtctccaacccactgctcagctgcagataatgagctgcagcagtgggaataaaccctcCTAgttaggcaggtaaaggggggttgctggcttcctccctggaagcaggAAAGAGAGACGCTGTTCTCTCctgtgagagagtcaaggagactgagcactgggtgtgcagaaaggaaagcagcaggctagctcagagcactgggagtgcagaagggaGAGAGAATTTTGTTTCTTTCTATAAGGAATGGAAGCCACATGCTAACTGAGTGTGGAGTGCAGAGATCTGACCaggcactaggttggtgaaaccaatcatTGTTCTGTTATAGTTTAAACCCTTGAGAGATAGGCAACTTGATGTTAGTAAGTGCTCAGACCGAGCTAGGTTTttatttatagggatttgtgttactgtttttttccccatttgctGCTGTATCTGTGGTGGAGTTTaacaataaagtgcctggaattAAGTTGCCTTAaaaagactgtgcatgtttgtgcccaagaggaccgtgctacctgcagacaaggatTACACCATCTATAACTAAATGATTGACCGTGGACAAAGTGATGGCCTGAATGAAGAGATTACATCATTATGTTCTATCAGTTCCATATCGATAAAAGGACCAACTTAATTTAACATACCCGTACACTGCAAAACAGTTAATGCCTATCTCCCTCAGCAACGGTCATCCAATGCCCTGGAAAGGGACTCTCCACATACCTGGAGGTGGAGGCAAGTCCTCTGTATTGACATTCAGGAGTCTGGGCCAAACCTGGCAGCGGATCTCGTCAGTCAGCAAGCCTCCCTCGCTAATTGCCATCCGCCGTAACATGGCCACGTCGGGGGGATCCCTGCTCAGAGCTTTCTGGATGTCGTTCAGCTTTCTTCGCCTGCGGAACTCGCTGCCTGATCAcaagtaatacaaaaaaaaggcCAACGTGGGTAAACTTAATGTGACTATCAGTGACAGAACAACACGCTGTCCATTACAGTGTACCTGGATGGATCTATACTccaatacctcacatacacatcacTGGCCCAGGTTATTGCCGTCACTTCCATTGGATCTCCTATATATCACCATACACACAGTAACATTACTCTATATATCCCCTGTACACACAGTAACATTACTCTATATATCCCCCCTGTACACACAGTAACATTACTCTATATATCCCCCCTGTACACACAGTAACATTACTCTATATATCCCCCCTGTAGACACAGTAACATTACTCTATATATCCCCTGTACACACAGTAACATTACTCTATATATCCCCTGTACACACAGTAACATTACTCTATATATCCCCCCTGTACACACAGTAACATTACTCTATATATCCCCCATGTACACACAGTAACATTACTCTATATCCCCCCTGTACACACAGTAACATTACTCTATATATCCCCTGTacacacagtattatattatattattcttattattattattattataaggttACCATGTCTCCCTGGCTCCGCCCTCATACTCCCGGAAGAGGTGGAGTTACCGGGCCCGTTACCGGCTCTGCTTCCTGGATATGCCCTGCAGCTTCATTACGTCATCACTGTCGAGCCCTGCGCACGGCTGTGACATCACATGACCGGAAACGTGGGAGTGGGCCCTCTGACCCCGCCCAGGGCACGTGGTGTGTGAGGTCAGCACGATAGCCCCGCCCCttcataaatttaaaatattaagtgtatattgtattgtatatactgtgtgtattgtgtattctatgtgtacattgtgtatactgagtgtgtattgtgtattctatgtgtacagtgtgtatactgagtgtgtattgtgtattctATGTGTACAGTGCGTATACtgagtgtgtattgtgtattctatgtgtacagtgtgtatactgagtgtgtattgtgtattctatgtgtacagtgtgtatactgagtgtgtattgtgtattctatgtgtacagtgtgtatactgagtgtgtattgtgtattctatgtgtacagtgtgtatactgagtgtgtattgtgtattctatgtgtacagtgtgtatactgagtgtgtattgtgtattctatgtgtacagtgtgtatactGAGTGTGTTGTGTATACTaagtgtgtattgtgtattgtttGTGGGACATGTGTATACTGAGTGTAGTTAATGTGTACTGTGTGGAGAACATATATTGTGAGCAGAATGTGTATACTGTGTACATGGTTATACTGTGAACAAAATGTATATACTATGTATGTAATATGTACTGTGTTGGGGTATATCATGTATATTGTGTATACTTAATGTGTAGTGTATGGGagatgtgtatatattgtgtacatAATGTGTACTGTATATGGGATATGTTTATAATGCATGTATGTGTACTGTGTATGGGACGTGTATGCAGTATATAACGTGGAACATATACTGTGCACATAATATTTAATGTGTGTGGGATATAATAATGACTACTCTGTGTGGGAGATGGGTATATGGTGTGTACTAACATTTACTGTGTGTGGGCTATGTATGCACTAGATGTAGATAACATTTACTTTGTGCAAATAATTGTGTTCCCGGCACTGTGTTTACATAATATGTAATGTGTCTGTGACACTGTGTACACAATGTGTACTGTGTCAGTAATGTGTACTATGTCTGGGACATTTGTGTTCTGTGTACTTAATGTGTATTGTGTACaagtaatatgtgtttttttttatctcagttATATATGCACTGTGCTAGGTAAGGCAGGTACTGGATATGTAACCTTTAAGGTATACTCCAGACCCCTGAAGTACTTGAGCTTGCTTGAAGTACTTTATTTGTAAAGAGTGCCcacccccctttaaaaaaaaataaaaaaaaaattaaagaaatttgaagatttcaatagaaattggcagttTTTAAAAATTAGCCTTGTTTcaccctctggctgtcaatcaaccgGTCatgtttacttcctggtttgttttgctcagttgagctaaactcatgaggcagcaattacccagagtacctgccttgtaaagacttctcattgagctgcattgggaagtctgtgattggacagccacagaaagtctgggcggggttagaaggggagggcttgtgaaggctgcagatgtttttaggtatgcttgaattaaaaaaaaaacataattaaatgcatatatgtttttattgggggtttaTCTGCTAAGTAGACAACGATTTTTATCAAAAGTTAGACAAAAATAGCTTATATGAAAACAAATTACCCAACTCATTTGTTTCCATTTAGTTATGTGGATTTCAGATTGGTACAgtttgcagtttagtgaataaaccgtaTTATGTAATTTTCTAGACACCTTCCAGCTACAGAAATATCCCAGTTTTCAGTAAATAGCAAATTTTGAATAGCAAGGAGAATACAAGTGAAACGAGTTTGTAGGTTTTCACACTTCCCCTTcaggtaaaaaattaaaaaatattaaacagtaTAGCACTATTTGGGGATTATTGTTTTGTTAGAAGTTttattttgcttctttttttattaacttttatttaattggtaacttttttttttttttgcagataaatATAGGCTTATATcttaaagggttacaccaagcACCCTGACTAAGTGAGtaaattgaagtggtcatggtgccttaaGTCTGTATGTGCCGCATTTCGCCAGCCTGTAACAAGATTTCGGGTCTCGCTAAAGTGAATTTGGTGCAGAATTTGCATCTGACGCCAATATGCACAATATCTTGGCGCCACATAGCCGATGGCAGCATGCCTCCCACTCCTGTGCCGCCTCAGTCCTCCCTCAGCACATGTTTCCTGATCTCTATCGCCCTCTAGCAAGGTGGGAGGGGATGACTTCAGCCAGACAGGATCAAgatgcagggagaacttggtatGGAGTAAGTATTGGTAAgttttatcttatatttttttttttcttgttaaattgTTTAGAATGTTTAGATTTTCTCTTTGACAGATTATTCAGAGTCTGTCCTGCTAATCATCATTTAGATCCCATAAATTCTATATAAACCTAGCGCTgtttgagcctgtcctgataacatgcggTCAGATCctctacattagatataaacccagcgatgtctgagcctgtcctgataacatacagtgagatcccctacattagatattaaCCCAGcgcctgagcctgtcctgataacatacagtcagatcccctacattagatataaacccagcgctgtctgagcctgtcctgataaagtgcagtcagatcccctacattagatataaacccagtgctgtctgagcctgtcctgataacgtgcagtcagatcccctacattagatataaacccagtgcctaagcctgtcctgataacgtgcggtcagatcccctacattagatataaacccagcgctgtctgagcctgtcctgataacgtgcagtcagatcccctacattagatataaacacaGCGCtgactgagcctgtcctgataacatacaGTCAGATCCCCTCAATTAGATCGAAACCCAGCACttcctgagcctgtcctgataacgtgcagttagATTccatacattagatataaacccagcgctgacTGAGCCTGTCCTGCTAATCATCAGTCAGATCCAATAGATTAGATCTAAACCCAGCGCTGActaagcctgtcctgataacatagTCAGATCCCATACATTAGATCTAAACCCAGCACtccctgagcctgtcctgataacgtgcagttatATTccatacattagatataaacccagcgctgtctgagcctgttcTGATAACGTACAGTCAGaccccctacattagatataaacccagcgctgtctgagcctgtcctgataacgtgcagtcagatcccctacattagatatcaACCCAGCGCtgactgagcctgtcctgataacatacaGTCAGATCcaatacattaaatataaacCCAGCGTCTGGGTATCTTATACTAAACATATATATCAGTCGGTCAGCCCGGCGCTATTTTCTTAAGGAGCTAAAGTAAAAAGTAAGAACATGTTGGCCAGTGATCGCCCGGCGTTAGGATGTCaaacacattttttgtaaaaaaacaataaagcatAAACAGAGGAAATGTTATTTTACaagcataacatttttttaattatatagttGTGAGTTGTGACAATGTCAGCCGGTCAAAATAGCCAACCTAAAATGGCTTCTTGCAGGATTTTCGCAGTTTCGCTGTTTTGCCCGTAATCTGACATTTTCTGTCATATTTCTTACGATTCCCAGATTTTTAGTTAAATAAATGCTGTGTCTTTAATGGATATCACTTCGTTGTATTTCAGGTTAGCCCACGTTGTTAGCGTGACGCCATTTCCTGCTTtgcgttatttattttttactattttttttcttttctttatagaTCTTATATTGTGAGGTAGAACACAAGATTACAGGATATGAATTGCTTACAAATTGTATCACAGCATTTTACTGATCCCACCTCTTGTGCTTTTTTTAAACGTATATTTACTGTTTTCATGTGTGACCCTAATAGTTGCCAACTGTCCAGAatttgtgtcactgtatgtatctgtgtgtgtcactgtatgtacctgtgtgtgtcattgtacaatgatcagccacaacattaaaaccacctgcccaatATCCTGTAGCTCACCAAAAAGCTCTGATGCgccaaggcatggactccacaagacctccaaATGTTTCCTGGTATCTGGcacaaagacattagcagcagatcctttaagtcaagCATGTCAAATTCGCGGCCCAGCGAGCCGCAAGTTTCCCATGCttattaaagcagagtaggcacctgctctcctcaCATTGCCGGTGCCTACACTGCCAAAATTACCCCACCGAAGAGGAGAGGTACCtggtggcagcgagggagctcagtcttcctgctcctcactgctccctcgcgcgccctctgtagtgatgccgagtgctggaatatgacgtcattccagcatcactaaactgcgcgcgtgagggagcagtgaggagcaggaagactgagctcccaagAGAAGATCcctacaccagctcccaaaggtagggagcaataaatacaATGATGATTGTgtttgcaagaatgtgtaaatgtgtgtgtctgtcagtgtgtgttggccagtgttgcgatggccgcggtTGGACAGTGGAGGTGCACGGAGGTGCacagagtctgcttgttggctaatattgttttttggtttttttttttaaaacaagggctgggatttagtatagagggggtgctgggatttagtatagaggggggtactgggatttagtatggggaggactgggatttagtatagggggggcgctgggatttagtatagggggggcgctgggatttagtacagagggggcgctgggatttagtacagagggggcgctgggatttagtacagaggggggggaCTAGGATTTGGtatagagggaggggggactgggatttactatagaggggggggactgggatttagtatagggggggggactggaatttagtacGGGGGGGCTGGTGTTTAGTAAAGGAGATgcgcttttattttattttttatactgtacttttcaaaataaacctacgcttctatgaaaatttaaggttttggtttttttgcggcccacatagaaccttgtttttcaaaataaacctacgcttctatgaaaatttaaggttttgttttttttgcggcccacatagaaccttgtttatgtggcccatgctggcctttgaatttgacatgcttgctttaaatcctgcaagttgcgaagtggggcctccatggatctgaTTTTTTGTTCTGGCACATCCCACAGGTACTCAATCGGTGGATCTGTGGAATTTTGAGGACAAGgcaaccttgaactctttgtcatgtttcttaAAACATTCCTAATCAACTTTTGCAGTTGCGACAGGGAAAGCCTGCTGAAAGGGGGTACGtggtctgcagcaatctctagtACATGTCAAATTAACATCCACATTAATGCCAGGGCCCAGTGTTTGccaacagaacattgcccagagcatcacACAGCC
Above is a genomic segment from Pelobates fuscus isolate aPelFus1 chromosome 6, aPelFus1.pri, whole genome shotgun sequence containing:
- the TBC1D20 gene encoding TBC1 domain family member 20; translated protein: MRAEPGRHGSEFRRRRKLNDIQKALSRDPPDVAMLRRMAISEGGLLTDEIRCQVWPRLLNVNTEDLPPPPGPELRVDNKDYQQVLLDVRRSLRRFPPGMPLKEREDLQEQLIDIILQVLDRNRQLHYYQGYHDIVVTFLLVVGGPLATALVDKLSTHHLRDFMDPTMDNTKHILNYLMPIIELVNPTLYDFMQRAEVGTIFALSWLITWFGHVLSDFRHVVRLYDFFLACHPLMPIYFAAVIVLHREEEVLDCECDMASVHHLLSKIPQDLPYELLISRAGDLFVQFPPSELSREAALQHQAERTAASTFKDFELASTQQHPDMVLRRRFRHEPVLPEHGAKSVLTKPRTNRLVKLAVMGLTVALGAAALTIVKSALEWAPKFELQIFP